From the Marinobacter sp. es.048 genome, the window CGGAGAGTTCCGATGACCGATTCCCGCGCATTACAAAAACAAACCCTGCTGGAACAGCTTGCCGATGTCCTCCAGAACCAGTCGTCTGACAACGACGACTCCCTCGAACTTCGGGAGATCGTGGCGAGAATGGTGGAGGAATCCCGATCGTGGGACGATGACCTGCATGGCGAACTGGTTCAGAGCTTCGGCGAATCTATTGGTGGTCGCTACGCCCAGGTGTTCAGCGGCGGATTCCCCTCTGCCTACCGGGCAAGATTCCCGGTTTCCGAAGCCCTCGCCGATATAGAACAGATCCAGTCCATCGCGGTAAGCACCGATGTTCCCATGCGCTTTTACCAGCCCCGGGATCCAGCCGAGACCGGATTCCACTTCAAACTGTACAGTGAAGGCCAGCCGGTTGTTCTGTCAGACGTCATCCCGATTCTGGAAAACCTGGGAATGCGGGTTCTGGGTGAGCATCCCTACCGGGTCCGTCGCCGGGACGGCGAAACCTTCGGAGTCAGCGATTTTACCGTAGAGCTCCACGATCGGTGCCGGGCGGCTGATCTGGAAACTGCCAGACCGTTGATTCAGTCGGCGTTCCGGGAAATCTGGAACGGCTTTGCCGAAAACGACGATTTTAACCAGCTGATCATGCTGTGCGGCCTCGGCTGGCGCGAAGTGGCGTTGATCAGGGCCTATGCCCGCTACATCAAGCAGCTTCGATTCGGTTTCAGTCAGCCCTTCATCGCAGAAACACTGGCACGCCATCCGGATATTACCTCGCGGCTCGTTGCCTTCTTCTTCAGCCGTTTCGAGCCGGATATAAAGGGACGGAAAGGGAAGAGCGAAAAGTTGGAGACAGAGCTTCGTGATTCCCTCGAAGCAGTGGCGAGCCTGGACGACGATCGTATTCTCCGGCGGTTCTTTATGATCATCCGGGCGACTCTCCGAACCAACTATTTTCAGACCCGCGAAGATGGCGGATTTGCCTCGTACCTGTCTCTCAAGCTGGATTCGTCGTTGATTCCCGATATCCCGCGCCCGAGTCCGAAGTTCGAGATTTTCGTATACTCGCCCCGGATTGAAGGCGTGCACCTGCGCTCAGGGCCGGTCGCCAGAGGCGGGCTTCGCTGGTCTGACCGGATCGAGGATTACCGCACGGAGATTCTTGGTCTGGTGAAAGCCCAGCAGGTGAAGAACTCGGTCATCGTGCCCGCAGGCGCAAAGGGCGGCTTCGTGGTAAAGCAGCCGCCACGGGATGGGGCACGGGAGGCTCTGAGGGAAGAGGGTGTTGCCTGCTATCAGACCTTCATCCGGGGGCTGTTGGATATCACGGATAACCTTGATGACGGCCAGGTGGTGCCCCCGGAAAATGTGGTTCGATATGACGGTGATGACACCTACCTGGTGGTCGCCGCTGATAAAGGTACGGCCACGTTTTCCGATATAGCGAACACACTGGCCGCAGAGTACCGCTTCTGGCTGGGTGATGCTTTTGCCTCCGGTGGCAGTGAGGGTTATGACCACAAGAAAATGGGGATTACCGCCAGGGGCGCCTGGGAGTCGGTCAAACGGCATTTCCTCGAGAAAGGCACGGATACCCAGACGGATGAATTCACCGTGGTCGGCATCGGTGATATGGGTGGCGATGTGTTTGGTAACGGCATGCTGCTTTCGGAGCGGATTCGCCTGGTCGGCGCGTTCAACCACCAGCACATTTTTGTGGATCCCGATCCAGATGCCGCGGCATCGTTTCGTGAGCGACAGCGACTGTTCAACCAGCCCGGTTCTTCCTGGGCCGATTATGATACCGCGCTTATCAGCGATGGCGGCGGGGTGTTCTCGCGTTCCATGAAATCCATTCCGGTGTCTGCGCAAATGCGAAAGGCGCTGGGCATAAAGGCCCGGACCCTGTCGCCGGCGGATCTGATCAGTGCTCTGCTGAAAGCGCCTGTGGACATGCTGTGGAATGGGGGTATTGGCACCTATGTGAAAGCGCCCTCAGAGTCCCATGAAGACGTGGGTGACAAGACCAACGATGCGCTTCGAATCGACAGTAACGAGCTGCGCTGCAAGGCACTGGGGGAGGGCGGCAACCTAGGTGTCACCCAGAAGGCCCGGATCGACTTCGCCCGTCGCGGCGGTTCCGTGAACAGCGATTTTATTGACAATGCCGGTGGCGTCGACTGTTCGGACCACGAGGTGAACATCAAGATCCTGCTTAACGATCTGGTGCATCGACAGCTGATGTCGCTTCCGGAGCGGAACCGAATGCTCAGAGCCATGACCCCGGAAGTGGCTGAGCTGGTGCTGCGCAACAACTATCGGCAGGCCATGGCGCTCAGCCTCGCCCAGAATCCGGCGGTTGCCACTGCAGACCAGTATGACCGGCTGATCCGCAGGCTTGAAGCTGGAGGCAAGCTGGACCGCGGTCTTGAATTTCTGCCTTCTGACGAGGAACTGCAGGCCCGCCGGGAATATGGCGGTGGGCTGACCCGGCCGGAGCTGGCGGTTCTGGTTTCCTACGCAAAAATTGAACTGAAGCAGGCCCTGGTCGCATCTCCAATCGTGCATGACACGCGCTTTAACTCGGCGCTGCACTCGGCTTTTCCTGCCTCGCTGCTGACCGCTTTTCCGGAAGCGGTCGAGTCTCATCCCCTTCGGGCTGAAATCTCGGCCACACAGATTGCCAACGATATGGTCAACCGCGTGGGCATTACCTGGTTCGACCGTATTCGTAGTTCCACGGGGGCAGATGCCGGCCGGATTGCTGCGGCTTACCTGATCTCCCTGCGAATTCATGACGTAGACGCCCATTGGGAGGCCATAGAATCGCTGGATGGCAAAATCAGTGCAGGTGTTCAGGCGGAATTGTTCGCCGACGCTATTCGACTGGTCACCCGCAGTACCAGTTGGCTGTTGCAAAACCGCCGGCAGGCGTTGGACCCGGTTTCCTGTATTGACCACTACCGGGCGCCATTGGCCGATGTTCTGGCCTCGAAAAGCCGCCTCGAATCGGTGATTCCTGCAAGTCGGTGGTATGAACGCTATGCTGAATACTGTGAGTGGATGGTTCCCGAGGATTTATCGGCCTGGTGCGCCTCCGCGGAAAGCCGCTACTGGCTGATGGACATGGTTGAGATCGCTCGCCAGCTGGATGAAGACCTTGAGTCGGTAGCGTGGGTGTATTTCACCCTTGGTGAGAGTCTGAATCTGACCTGGTTGGACCGTCAGATGCGGGCGTTCCGGGCGAATGGACACTGGCAGGTGTTGGCGACCATTCACTTCAGGGACGAGCTGGATCATCAGTTGCGGAATCTCACATTCAGTGTGTTGTCCGAGCCCGTGGCTCGCAATGGAACGCCGGAAAAGCGTCTCGAGGCCTGGCGCGAGGACAAACGCATGTTGCTCGGGCGTTGGGAGAGGATGTTGAACGACATGCAGGCCGGTAATGAGGTGGATTGCGCTGTTTTCTCAGTAGCTCATGGAGTCCTCAGAGAGCTGGCATTGAAAGTCGCATAGCAGGATGAGGGCAGGCAAAGTGCCCGTAAATTACGATTTACGGAGAAAAATATTAAATTTTGATTATCTAAAAAAGTCGTAATGGCGGGCCTGTCTGTATTTTATAGAGAAATAGTCTTTGTTGATCTCGGTAGAATGCCGGAGAGACAAACAACTAAGAGGGTACAACTATGAGACCGCAGCAATCACAGACGCCCGAGCTTGTCGATAGCCGGCAGGCGATTCGTGATTATTATCTCGCTGACGAGCACAAGGTGATCCACGAGATGATTGCTGGTGCCCAGTTGTCCCAGGCTGAGCGCGACGCTATCTCTGCTCGCGCGGCCGAACTGGTGCGCAGCGTTCGCAAGAATGCCAAGTCCACCATCATGGAAAAATTCCTGGCTGAGTATGGTCTGACCACCAAAGAAGGTGTCGCCCTGATGTGTCTGGCGGAGGCGCTGTTGCGGGTGCCTGACAATACGACCATCCATGAACTGATCGAAGACAAGATCACCTCCGGTGCCTGGGCTACCCACGTGGGCAAGGCGTCGTCTGGCCTGATCAACACGGCCACGGTCGCCCTGCTGATGACCAGCAACCTGCTGAAGGACTCCGAGCGCAATACCGTGGGCGAAACCCTGCGCAAGCTGCTCAAGCGCTTTGGCGAGCCTGTCATCCGCACTGTTGCCGGCCAGGCCATGAAAGAAATGGGTCGCCAGTTTGTTCTGGGCCGCGATATCGACGAAGCCCAGGATGAAGCCGAAGACTACATGGCGAAGGGTTATACCTATTCTTACGACATGCTGGGCGAAGCCGCCCGCACCGATGATGATGCCAAGCGTTATTACGACTCCTATTCCAATGCCATCGACAGCATTGCCAAGGCGAGCAAGGGCGATGTGCGCAAGAACCCGGGCATTTCGGTCAAGCTCTCGGCCCTGCTGGCCCGTTACGAGTACGG encodes:
- a CDS encoding NAD-glutamate dehydrogenase, whose protein sequence is MTDSRALQKQTLLEQLADVLQNQSSDNDDSLELREIVARMVEESRSWDDDLHGELVQSFGESIGGRYAQVFSGGFPSAYRARFPVSEALADIEQIQSIAVSTDVPMRFYQPRDPAETGFHFKLYSEGQPVVLSDVIPILENLGMRVLGEHPYRVRRRDGETFGVSDFTVELHDRCRAADLETARPLIQSAFREIWNGFAENDDFNQLIMLCGLGWREVALIRAYARYIKQLRFGFSQPFIAETLARHPDITSRLVAFFFSRFEPDIKGRKGKSEKLETELRDSLEAVASLDDDRILRRFFMIIRATLRTNYFQTREDGGFASYLSLKLDSSLIPDIPRPSPKFEIFVYSPRIEGVHLRSGPVARGGLRWSDRIEDYRTEILGLVKAQQVKNSVIVPAGAKGGFVVKQPPRDGAREALREEGVACYQTFIRGLLDITDNLDDGQVVPPENVVRYDGDDTYLVVAADKGTATFSDIANTLAAEYRFWLGDAFASGGSEGYDHKKMGITARGAWESVKRHFLEKGTDTQTDEFTVVGIGDMGGDVFGNGMLLSERIRLVGAFNHQHIFVDPDPDAAASFRERQRLFNQPGSSWADYDTALISDGGGVFSRSMKSIPVSAQMRKALGIKARTLSPADLISALLKAPVDMLWNGGIGTYVKAPSESHEDVGDKTNDALRIDSNELRCKALGEGGNLGVTQKARIDFARRGGSVNSDFIDNAGGVDCSDHEVNIKILLNDLVHRQLMSLPERNRMLRAMTPEVAELVLRNNYRQAMALSLAQNPAVATADQYDRLIRRLEAGGKLDRGLEFLPSDEELQARREYGGGLTRPELAVLVSYAKIELKQALVASPIVHDTRFNSALHSAFPASLLTAFPEAVESHPLRAEISATQIANDMVNRVGITWFDRIRSSTGADAGRIAAAYLISLRIHDVDAHWEAIESLDGKISAGVQAELFADAIRLVTRSTSWLLQNRRQALDPVSCIDHYRAPLADVLASKSRLESVIPASRWYERYAEYCEWMVPEDLSAWCASAESRYWLMDMVEIARQLDEDLESVAWVYFTLGESLNLTWLDRQMRAFRANGHWQVLATIHFRDELDHQLRNLTFSVLSEPVARNGTPEKRLEAWREDKRMLLGRWERMLNDMQAGNEVDCAVFSVAHGVLRELALKVA